In a single window of the Pseudomonas entomophila genome:
- a CDS encoding glutamine synthetase family protein, which translates to MHFAPVEQARRFLADNPDIDLIELFILDANGVPRGKLLHREELLAVFDTGRPLPSTILGLTLNGDDVENSGLVWDVGDIDCRAYPLDGSLVRLPWRRVPTAAVQVSMHPSEGLPASVADPRHVLIHAIEALKADGYHPVMACELEFYLLDQQRDAHGRPQPALDNDGGRPRTTQVYGLRELEQIEPFLADLYAACKAQGIPARTAISEYAPGQVEITLEHGDALAAMDQAVRYKRLVKGVANAHGMQACFMAKPFAQLAGTGMHMHLSLADAAGNNLFASEDKAGTPLLRQAVAGMLRHLRESLLLFCPNANSFRRFQANSYAPLAPTWGVDNRTVSLRVPGGPANSRHIEHRICGADANPYLAAAAILAATHQGIREQLDPGAPVEGNGYAQATEHLPTDWLTALDALERSSWAREALGEAFLGVYLKVKRAEHRQFMAEVGEQDWRWYLHQA; encoded by the coding sequence ATGCACTTTGCACCTGTAGAGCAAGCCCGACGATTCCTGGCCGACAACCCCGATATCGACCTGATCGAACTGTTCATCCTCGACGCCAACGGCGTGCCCCGCGGCAAGCTGCTGCACCGCGAGGAACTGCTAGCCGTGTTCGACACCGGCCGCCCGCTGCCCAGCACCATCCTCGGCCTGACCCTAAACGGCGACGACGTGGAAAACTCCGGCCTGGTGTGGGATGTCGGTGACATCGACTGCCGCGCCTACCCCTTGGACGGCAGCCTGGTGCGCCTGCCCTGGCGCCGGGTACCGACCGCCGCCGTGCAGGTCAGCATGCACCCCAGCGAAGGCCTGCCGGCCAGCGTCGCCGACCCGCGCCACGTGTTGATCCACGCCATCGAAGCCCTCAAGGCCGACGGCTATCACCCGGTCATGGCCTGCGAGCTGGAGTTCTACCTGCTCGACCAGCAACGCGACGCCCACGGCCGGCCGCAGCCGGCGCTGGACAACGACGGTGGCCGCCCACGTACCACCCAAGTGTATGGCCTGCGCGAACTGGAGCAGATCGAGCCGTTCCTCGCCGACCTCTACGCGGCCTGTAAGGCCCAGGGCATTCCCGCGCGCACCGCCATCTCGGAGTACGCGCCCGGCCAGGTGGAAATCACCCTGGAGCACGGCGACGCGCTCGCGGCCATGGACCAGGCCGTGCGCTACAAGCGCCTGGTCAAGGGCGTGGCCAACGCCCACGGCATGCAGGCCTGCTTCATGGCCAAGCCGTTCGCCCAACTGGCCGGTACCGGCATGCACATGCACCTGAGCCTGGCCGACGCTGCCGGCAACAACCTGTTCGCCAGCGAGGACAAGGCCGGTACGCCGCTGCTGCGCCAGGCAGTGGCCGGCATGCTGCGCCACCTGCGTGAATCGCTGCTGCTGTTCTGCCCCAACGCCAACTCGTTCCGCCGTTTCCAGGCCAACAGCTATGCGCCGCTGGCGCCGACCTGGGGCGTGGACAACCGCACGGTCAGCCTGCGCGTGCCCGGTGGCCCAGCCAACAGCCGGCATATCGAGCACCGCATCTGCGGCGCCGACGCCAACCCCTACCTGGCCGCCGCCGCGATCCTCGCCGCCACCCACCAGGGCATCCGTGAGCAGCTCGACCCCGGCGCGCCGGTCGAAGGCAACGGTTATGCCCAGGCCACTGAACACCTGCCCACCGACTGGCTCACCGCCCTCGACGCCCTGGAGCGTTCGAGCTGGGCGCGCGAGGCGCTGGGCGAGGCATTCCTCGGTGTGTATCTGAAGGTCAAGCGCGCCGAGCACCGCCAGTTCATGGCCGAGGTCGGCGAACAGGACTGGCGCTGGTACCTGCACCAGGCCTGA
- a CDS encoding NAD(P)/FAD-dependent oxidoreductase, translating to MNAAVNNGPAQRAPSYYSATLNDTTEYPTLRGTVQVDVAIIGGGFTGVATAVELAERGLKVAIVETNRIGWGASGRNGGQVTGSLSGDEAMRTQMRDRLGSEVDDFIWHLRWRGHQIIEQRVARYGIACDLKHGHLHAAMKPSHLNELRAFEAEAQRRGMGDQVQLLDRSAMQRHLQSPLYLGALKNHRNLHLHPLNLCLGEARAAHGLGALVFENSEVLDIVHGPRPAVVTAQGRIEARQVMLAGDVYHKLEKRQLKGKIFPAMGGIVTTAPLGELAEQINPQDLAVYDCRFVLDYYRLTADKRLLFGGGANYSGRDSRDIEAELRPCIERTFPALKGVPIEFQWSCAMGIVVNRIPQLGKLSDNVWYCQGYSGHGIATSHIMGEIMAEALTGTLEKFDTFAACKHIKVPMGDLLGNPLLAAGMWYYQMLEKLR from the coding sequence ATGAATGCAGCAGTGAACAATGGCCCGGCCCAGCGCGCGCCATCCTATTACAGCGCCACCCTCAACGACACGACCGAGTACCCCACGCTCAGGGGCACGGTGCAGGTGGACGTGGCAATCATCGGCGGCGGTTTCACCGGCGTCGCCACCGCCGTGGAACTGGCCGAGCGCGGCCTGAAAGTGGCCATCGTCGAGACCAATCGCATCGGCTGGGGCGCCAGCGGGCGCAACGGCGGCCAGGTCACCGGCAGCCTGTCGGGTGACGAGGCCATGCGTACGCAGATGCGTGATCGCCTTGGCAGCGAAGTGGATGACTTCATCTGGCACCTGCGCTGGCGCGGCCACCAGATCATCGAGCAACGAGTCGCCCGCTATGGCATCGCCTGCGACCTCAAGCATGGCCACCTGCACGCGGCGATGAAACCGTCGCACCTGAACGAACTGCGCGCCTTCGAGGCCGAGGCCCAGCGCCGTGGCATGGGCGACCAGGTGCAACTGCTCGACCGCAGCGCCATGCAGCGCCACCTGCAAAGCCCGCTGTACCTCGGCGCGCTGAAGAACCACCGCAACCTGCACCTGCACCCGCTCAACCTGTGCCTGGGCGAGGCCCGTGCCGCCCATGGCCTGGGCGCGTTGGTGTTCGAGAATTCCGAAGTGCTGGACATCGTCCACGGCCCACGCCCGGCCGTGGTCACCGCCCAGGGGCGCATCGAGGCGCGCCAGGTGATGCTGGCCGGCGACGTGTACCACAAGCTGGAAAAGCGCCAGCTCAAGGGCAAGATCTTCCCGGCCATGGGCGGCATCGTCACCACCGCGCCGCTGGGCGAACTGGCCGAGCAGATCAACCCCCAGGACCTGGCGGTGTACGACTGCCGCTTCGTCCTCGACTACTACCGCCTGACTGCCGACAAGCGCCTGCTATTCGGTGGTGGCGCCAACTATTCCGGGCGTGATTCGCGGGATATCGAAGCCGAGCTGCGCCCGTGCATCGAACGCACCTTCCCGGCGCTCAAGGGCGTGCCGATCGAGTTCCAGTGGAGCTGCGCCATGGGCATCGTGGTCAACCGCATCCCGCAGCTGGGCAAGCTGTCGGACAACGTCTGGTATTGCCAGGGCTATTCCGGGCACGGCATCGCCACCAGCCATATCATGGGCGAGATCATGGCCGAGGCGCTGACCGGGACGTTGGAGAAGTTCGACACCTTCGCGGCGTGCAAGCACATCAAGGTGCCGATGGGGGACTTGCTAGGGAACCCGCTGCTGGCGGCGGGGATGTGGTACTACCAGATGCTCGAGAAACTGCGCTGA
- the fadD1 gene encoding long-chain-fatty-acid--CoA ligase FadD1 — MIEHFWKDKYPAGVTAEINPDEFPNIQAVLKQSCQRFADKPAFSNLGKTLTYGELYALSGAFAAWLQQHTDLKPGDRIAVQLPNVLQYPVAVFGAMRAGLIVVNTNPLYTARELEHQFNDSGAKALVCLANMAHLAEKVVPKTQVKHVIVTEVADLLPPLKRLLINSVIKYVKKMVPAYNLPGAVRFNDALALGKGGAVTEANPQPNDVAVLQYTGGTTGVAKGAMLSHRNLVANMLQCRALMGSNLHEGCEILITPLPLYHIYAFTFHCMAMMLIGNHNILISNPRDLPAMVKELGKWKFSGFVGLNTLFVALCNNEAFRNLDFSALKITLSGGMALQLSVAERWKAVTGCAICEGYGMTETSPVAAVNPSDANQVGTIGIPVPSTLCKVIDDNGQELPLGEVGELCVKGPQVMKGYWQREEATAEILDSDGWLKTGDIALIQPDGYMRIVDRKKDMILVSGFNVYPNELEDVLAALPGVLQSAAIGVPDEKSGEVIKVFIVVKPGMTLTKEQVMEHMRANVTGYKVPRYIEFRDALPTTNVGKILRRELRDEELKKQGLKKIA; from the coding sequence ATGATCGAACATTTTTGGAAGGATAAATACCCAGCCGGGGTCACGGCGGAAATCAATCCTGACGAATTCCCCAATATCCAGGCGGTACTCAAGCAATCCTGCCAACGCTTTGCCGATAAACCAGCCTTTAGCAACCTGGGCAAGACCCTCACTTACGGCGAGCTGTACGCGCTGTCCGGAGCCTTCGCCGCCTGGCTGCAGCAGCACACCGACCTCAAGCCCGGCGATCGCATCGCCGTGCAACTGCCGAACGTCCTGCAATACCCGGTCGCCGTGTTCGGCGCCATGCGCGCCGGCCTGATCGTGGTCAACACCAACCCGCTGTACACCGCGCGGGAGCTGGAGCACCAGTTCAACGACTCTGGCGCCAAGGCGCTGGTGTGCCTGGCGAACATGGCGCACCTGGCGGAAAAGGTGGTGCCCAAGACCCAGGTCAAACACGTCATTGTCACCGAAGTGGCCGACCTGCTGCCACCTCTGAAGCGCCTGCTGATCAACAGCGTCATCAAGTACGTGAAGAAAATGGTGCCGGCCTACAACCTGCCGGGCGCCGTGCGCTTCAACGATGCCCTGGCGCTGGGCAAGGGCGGGGCGGTCACCGAGGCCAACCCGCAACCCAACGACGTGGCCGTGCTGCAGTACACCGGTGGCACCACCGGCGTGGCCAAGGGCGCGATGCTCAGCCACCGCAACCTGGTCGCCAACATGCTGCAGTGCCGTGCACTGATGGGCTCGAACCTGCACGAAGGGTGCGAGATCCTGATCACGCCGCTGCCGCTGTACCACATCTATGCCTTCACCTTCCATTGCATGGCGATGATGCTGATTGGCAACCACAACATTCTGATCAGCAACCCGCGTGACCTGCCGGCCATGGTCAAGGAGCTGGGCAAGTGGAAGTTCAGCGGCTTCGTCGGCCTGAACACGCTGTTCGTCGCCCTGTGCAACAACGAGGCGTTCCGCAACCTGGACTTCTCGGCGCTGAAGATCACCCTGTCCGGCGGCATGGCCCTGCAACTGAGCGTGGCCGAGCGCTGGAAGGCCGTGACTGGCTGCGCCATCTGCGAAGGCTACGGCATGACCGAGACCAGCCCGGTGGCGGCGGTCAACCCGTCCGATGCCAACCAGGTCGGTACCATTGGTATTCCGGTGCCATCCACGTTGTGCAAGGTCATCGACGACAACGGCCAGGAACTGCCCCTGGGCGAGGTGGGCGAACTGTGCGTGAAGGGCCCGCAGGTCATGAAGGGCTACTGGCAGCGCGAAGAGGCCACCGCCGAGATTCTTGATAGTGATGGCTGGCTGAAGACTGGCGACATCGCCCTGATCCAGCCGGATGGCTACATGCGCATCGTCGACCGCAAGAAGGACATGATCCTGGTCTCGGGCTTCAACGTGTACCCCAACGAACTCGAAGACGTGCTCGCCGCCCTGCCGGGCGTGCTGCAGAGCGCGGCGATTGGCGTGCCGGACGAGAAGTCCGGCGAGGTGATCAAGGTGTTCATCGTGGTCAAGCCGGGCATGACCCTGACCAAGGAACAGGTGATGGAGCACATGCGCGCCAACGTCACCGGCTACAAGGTGCCGCGCTACATCGAGTTCCGCGACGCGCTGCCGACCACCAACGTTGGCAAGATCCTGCGCCGCGAGTTGCGTGACGAAGAGCTGAAGAAGCAGGGGCTGAAGAAAATCGCCTGA
- the fadD2 gene encoding long-chain-fatty-acid--CoA ligase FadD2, with protein sequence MQADFWNDKRPAGVPSTIDMNAYKSVVDVFERSCKRFADRPAFSNLGVTLSYAELDRHSAAFAAWLQQHTELVPGDRIAVQMPNVLQYPIAVFGAMRAGLIVVNTNPLYTEREMRHQFKDSGARALVYLNMFGKRVQEVLHDTGIEYLIEAKMGDMLPSLKGWLVNTVVDKVKKMVPAYQLPQAVSFKQVLRQGRGLGHQPVSQALDDVAVLQYTGGTTGLAKGAMLTHGNLVANMLQVLACFGQRGPDGQPLIKEGQEVMIAPLPLYHIYAFTANCMCMMVTGNHNVLITNPRDIPGFIKELGKWRFSALLGLNTLFVALMDNPGFKALDFSALKVTNSGGTALVKATAERWEALTGCRIVEGYGLTETSPVASTNPYGQLARLGTVGMPVPNTAFKVIDDAGIEQALGERGELCIKGPQVMKGYWQQPEATAQALDADGWFKTGDIAIIDPDGFTRIVDRKKDMIIVSGFNVYPNEIEDVVMNHPQVANCAAIGVPDERSGEAVKLFVVAREGGLDVDELKAYCKANFTGYKVPKQIVVRESLPMTPVGKILRRELRDIA encoded by the coding sequence ATGCAAGCCGATTTCTGGAACGACAAGCGCCCGGCGGGCGTGCCTTCCACCATTGACATGAATGCTTACAAGTCTGTCGTCGATGTCTTCGAGCGCTCTTGCAAGCGTTTCGCCGACCGCCCGGCGTTCAGCAACCTGGGGGTAACCCTCAGCTACGCCGAGCTCGACCGCCACTCTGCGGCCTTCGCCGCCTGGCTGCAGCAGCACACCGAGCTGGTGCCGGGCGACCGCATCGCGGTGCAGATGCCCAACGTCCTGCAATACCCCATCGCGGTGTTCGGTGCCATGCGCGCCGGGCTGATCGTGGTCAACACCAACCCGCTGTACACCGAGCGCGAGATGCGCCACCAGTTCAAGGACTCCGGCGCCCGTGCCCTGGTCTACCTGAACATGTTCGGCAAGCGTGTGCAGGAAGTGTTGCACGACACCGGCATCGAGTACCTGATCGAGGCGAAGATGGGCGACATGCTGCCCTCGCTCAAGGGCTGGCTGGTCAATACCGTGGTCGACAAGGTGAAGAAGATGGTGCCCGCTTACCAGCTGCCCCAGGCAGTGTCGTTCAAGCAGGTACTGCGCCAGGGGCGCGGGCTTGGCCACCAGCCGGTGTCGCAGGCGCTCGACGATGTCGCCGTGCTGCAGTACACCGGCGGCACCACGGGCCTGGCCAAGGGCGCGATGCTCACCCACGGCAACCTAGTCGCCAACATGCTCCAGGTCCTGGCCTGCTTCGGCCAGCGCGGCCCCGACGGCCAGCCGCTGATCAAGGAAGGGCAGGAGGTGATGATCGCGCCGCTGCCGCTCTACCACATCTATGCCTTCACCGCGAACTGCATGTGCATGATGGTCACCGGCAACCACAACGTGCTGATCACCAACCCACGGGACATCCCGGGCTTCATCAAGGAGCTGGGCAAGTGGCGCTTTTCGGCGTTGCTGGGGCTGAACACCCTGTTCGTCGCGCTGATGGACAACCCTGGTTTCAAGGCCCTCGACTTCTCTGCCCTCAAGGTCACCAACTCAGGCGGCACCGCCTTGGTCAAGGCCACCGCCGAGCGTTGGGAGGCGCTGACCGGTTGCCGTATCGTCGAGGGCTACGGCCTGACCGAAACCTCGCCGGTGGCCAGCACCAACCCCTACGGCCAGCTGGCGCGCCTGGGCACCGTGGGCATGCCGGTACCGAACACCGCGTTCAAGGTGATCGACGACGCTGGCATCGAGCAGGCGTTGGGGGAACGGGGCGAGCTGTGCATCAAGGGGCCGCAGGTGATGAAGGGCTACTGGCAGCAGCCGGAGGCCACCGCCCAGGCGCTGGACGCTGACGGCTGGTTCAAGACCGGCGACATCGCGATCATCGACCCGGATGGTTTCACCCGCATCGTCGACCGCAAGAAGGACATGATCATCGTCTCCGGCTTCAACGTGTACCCCAACGAAATCGAGGACGTGGTGATGAACCACCCGCAGGTGGCCAACTGCGCGGCCATCGGCGTGCCGGACGAGCGTTCGGGGGAGGCGGTGAAGTTGTTCGTGGTGGCGCGTGAGGGCGGGCTCGACGTCGATGAGCTCAAGGCCTACTGCAAGGCCAACTTCACCGGGTACAAGGTGCCCAAGCAGATTGTCGTGCGGGAGTCGCTGCCGATGACGCCGGTGGGCAAGATCCTGCGGCGTGAGTTGCGTGATATCGCGTGA